One region of Cydia fagiglandana chromosome 17, ilCydFagi1.1, whole genome shotgun sequence genomic DNA includes:
- the LOC134672604 gene encoding pre-mRNA-splicing factor Syf2, with protein sequence MSEKESAGPSASGKEMTFAEKQAERMKRLRTLHSARNEARTHNHQEVVAEETRNKLPANYEAKRRQAEWLVDDQKKRDEAVSEGKDYDRVKLLNISAVEAERLERKKKKKNPDQGFSTYEQATVRQYNRLVKNMPTADMEQYEKQKQKYGDAFYGGPNVIIHGMHQDRKEAVDKMVNDLEGQIAKRAKYSRRRIHNDDADIDYINERNAKFNKKLERFYGEHTAEIKQNLERGTAI encoded by the coding sequence ATGAGTGAAAAAGAATCTGCGGGACCTTCTGCATCAGGCAAGGAAATGACATTCGCAGAGAAACAAGCAGAACGCATGAAAAGACTGCGCACTCTGCACTCCGCCAGAAATGAGGCTAGAACACATAATCACCAGGAAGTCGTGGCAGAAGAGACTAGAAACAAGCTGCCCGCGAATTATGAGGCCAAGCGACGCCAGGCGGAGTGGCTCGTCGACGACCAGAAGAAACGGGACGAAGCGGTGTCAGAAGGCAAAGATTACGACAGAGTGAAATTGCTGAATATCTCCGCAGTTGAAGCGGAGCGTTTAGAGcgtaaaaagaaaaagaaaaatccAGACCAAGGGTTCTCTACATATGAGCAAGCGACAGTTAGGCAGTACAACAGATTAGTTAAAAACATGCCAACAGCAGATATGGAGCAATACGAGAAACAGAAACAAAAGTACGGCGATGCGTTCTACGGCGGTCCTAACGTGATCATCCACGGCATGCACCAGGACCGGAAGGAAGCTGTCGACAAGATGGTGAACGACTTGGAAGGCCAGATCGCCAAGCGCGCGAAATATTCGCGCAGACGTATTCATAACGACGACGCGGACATTGACTACATTAACGAGAGAAACGCCAAGTTCAATAAGAAgctcgagaggttctatggagaGCACACGGCTGAGATTAAACAGAATTTGGAGCGTGGTACTGCCATTTAA